A single Cyclopterus lumpus isolate fCycLum1 chromosome 1, fCycLum1.pri, whole genome shotgun sequence DNA region contains:
- the LOC117743651 gene encoding GTP-binding protein 1-like isoform X1, producing the protein MASLAAAEAAVESIVPACMFAPDRGCTDDASGVEGSEDGEDTNGESADHLDLSSKLVLVSPTGQQYDSLLRHLRQQVDEGCGETIYVVGMGSDGGDYGLDAKDMEASVATVRSLCEQIEADLILLRERMDAGGRIRDYLIRRRVGEQDFLEVRVAVVGNVDAGKSTLLGVLTHGELDNGRGFARQKLFRHKHEMESGRTSSVGNDILGFDQEGQVVNKPDSHGGGLDWTKICEKSSKVITFIDLAGHEKYLKTTVFGMTGHLPDFCMLMVGSNAGIVGMTKEHLGLALALNVPVFVVVTKIDMCPANILQETLKLLQRLLKSPGCRKIPVLVQNTDDVIVTASNFSSERMCPIFQISNVTGENMELLKMFLNLLSSRTNFNNDEPAEFQIDDTYSVPGVGTVVSGTTLRGMIRLNDTLLLGPDPLGTFIPITVKSIHRKRMPVKEVRGGQTASFALKKIKRSSIRKGMVMVSPKLMPQATWEFEAEILVLHHPTTISPRYQAMVHCGSIRQTATILTMNKDCLRTGDKAAVHFRFIKTPEYLHCDHKLVFREGRTKAVGTITKLLQAVNTQAAKAQQAKLLASKKTFKEGAAANEEAGSTARPGSPNAGQLPTAAEEEALCKDGNKENKLKSGGGGRRRGGQRHRGKGLNAATISTALPAGAAGTA; encoded by the exons ATGGCGTCGTTAGCGGCGGCAGAAGCAGCGGTGGAGTCCATCGTGCCCGCCTGCATGTTCGCTCCGGACCGGGGCTGCACCGACGACGCGTCCGGCGTGGAGGGCTCCGAAGACGGGGAGGACACGAACGGAGAGTCCGCGGATCATCTCGACTTGAGCAGCAAG CTGGTCCTCGTGAGTCCGACGGGGCAACAGTACGATTCGTTGCTCCGGCATCTGAGGCAGCAGGTGGACGAGGGCTGCGGAGAGACCATCTACGTGGTGGGGATGGGTTCAG ACGGGGGTGACTACGGTCTGGACGCCAAGGACATGGAGGCGTCGGTGGCCACGGTGCGGTCGCTGTGCGAGCAGATCGAGGCCGACCTGATTCTGCTGCGCGAGAGGATGGACGCCGGCGGGAGGATTCGCGACTACCTCATCCGGCGGCGTGTGGGCGAGCAGGATTTCCTGGAAGTCAG agTGGCGGTGGTAGGCAACGTGGACGCGGGGAAGAGCACGCTGCTGGGGGTCTTGACCCACGGTGAGCTGGACAATGGCAGAGGCTTTGCTCGCCAGAAGCTCTTtagacacaaacatgaaatgGAGAGTGGCAGGACCAGCAGTGTGGGCAATGATATCCTGGGTTTTGACCAGGAGGGACAG GTGGTGAACAAGCCCGACAGCCACGGCGGCGGCCTGGACTGGACCAAGATCTGTGAGAAGTCCTCCAAGGTCATCACCTTCATCGACCTCGCCGGCCACGAGAAGTACCTCAAGACCACCGTGTTCGGCATGACGGGACACCTGCCCGACTTCTGCATGCtcatg gtgggCAGTAACGCCGGCATCGTGGGCATGACCAAAGAGCacctgggtctggctctggcCCTGAACGTGCCCGTGTTCGTGGTGGTCACTAAGATCGACATGTGTCCGGCCAACATCCTGCAAG AGACGCTGAAGCTGCTGCAGAGGCTCCTGAAGTCGCCGGGCTGCAGGAAGATCCCCGTGCTGGTCCAGAACACGGACGACGTCATCGTCACGGCCTCCAACTTCAGCTCCGAGAG gaTGTGTCCCATCTTCCAGATCTCCAACGTGACGGGGGAGAACATGGAGCTGCTGAAGATGTTCCTCAACCTCCTCTCGTCCCGGACCAACTTCAACAACGACGAGCCGGCCGAGTTCCAGATCGACGACACGTACTCGGTGCCG ggGGTGGGCACGGTGGTCTCGGGGACCACGTTACGCGGGATGATCCGTCTGAACGACACGCTGCTGCTGGGCCCCGACCCGCTGGGCACCTTCATCCCCATCACGGTCAAATCCATCCACCGCAAGAGGATGCCCGTCAAAGAGGTCCGCGGGGGCCAGACGGCGTCCTTTGCCCTCAAAAAg ATCAAGCGCTCGTCCATCAGGAAGGGGATGGTGATGGTCTCCCCGAAGCTGATGCCACAGGCCACCTGGGAGTTCGAGGCCGAGATCCTGGTGCTGCACCACCCCACCACGATATCCCCGAGATACCAGGCCATGG TCCACTGTGGCAGCATCAGGCAGACGGCCACCATCCTGACCATGAACAAAGACTGCCTGCGGACGGGCGACAAGGCCGCGGTCCACTTCCGCTTCATCAAGACCCCCGAGTACCTGCACTGCGACCACAAGCTGGTGTTCAGGGAAGGACGCACCAAGGCCGTGGGCACCATCACCAAG CTCCTCCAGGCGGTGAACACGCAGGCGGCGAAGGCCCAGCAGGCCAAGCTGCTGGCCAGCAAGAAGACCTTCAAGGAGGGCGCGGCGGCCAATGAGGAGGCCGGATCCACGGCGCGGCCGGGGAGTCCCAACGCGGGGCAGCTCCCG acggcggcggaggaggaggctctGTGTAAAGATGGCAACAAGGAGAACAAG CTCAAGTCGGGAGGCGGAGGCCGGCGGCGAGGCGGTCAGCGGCATCGAGGGAAAGGTCTGAACGCGGCAACCATCTCCACAGCGCTGCCTGCAGGAGCAGCGGGCACCGCCTAA
- the LOC117743651 gene encoding GTP-binding protein 1-like isoform X2 produces the protein MASLAAAEAAVESIVPACMFAPDRGCTDDASGVEGSEDGEDTNGESADHLDLSSKLVLVSPTGQQYDSLLRHLRQQVDEGCGETIYVVGMGSDGGDYGLDAKDMEASVATVRSLCEQIEADLILLRERMDAGGRIRDYLIRRRVGEQDFLEVRVAVVGNVDAGKSTLLGVLTHGELDNGRGFARQKLFRHKHEMESGRTSSVGNDILGFDQEGQVVNKPDSHGGGLDWTKICEKSSKVITFIDLAGHEKYLKTTVFGMTGHLPDFCMLMVGSNAGIVGMTKEHLGLALALNVPVFVVVTKIDMCPANILQETLKLLQRLLKSPGCRKIPVLVQNTDDVIVTASNFSSERMCPIFQISNVTGENMELLKMFLNLLSSRTNFNNDEPAEFQIDDTYSVPGVGTVVSGTTLRGMIRLNDTLLLGPDPLGTFIPITVKSIHRKRMPVKEVRGGQTASFALKKIKRSSIRKGMVMVSPKLMPQATWEFEAEILVLHHPTTISPRYQAMVHCGSIRQTATILTMNKDCLRTGDKAAVHFRFIKTPEYLHCDHKLVFREGRTKAVGTITKLLQAVNTQAAKAQQAKLLASKKTFKEGAAANEEAGSTARPGSPNAGQLPLKSGGGGRRRGGQRHRGKGLNAATISTALPAGAAGTA, from the exons ATGGCGTCGTTAGCGGCGGCAGAAGCAGCGGTGGAGTCCATCGTGCCCGCCTGCATGTTCGCTCCGGACCGGGGCTGCACCGACGACGCGTCCGGCGTGGAGGGCTCCGAAGACGGGGAGGACACGAACGGAGAGTCCGCGGATCATCTCGACTTGAGCAGCAAG CTGGTCCTCGTGAGTCCGACGGGGCAACAGTACGATTCGTTGCTCCGGCATCTGAGGCAGCAGGTGGACGAGGGCTGCGGAGAGACCATCTACGTGGTGGGGATGGGTTCAG ACGGGGGTGACTACGGTCTGGACGCCAAGGACATGGAGGCGTCGGTGGCCACGGTGCGGTCGCTGTGCGAGCAGATCGAGGCCGACCTGATTCTGCTGCGCGAGAGGATGGACGCCGGCGGGAGGATTCGCGACTACCTCATCCGGCGGCGTGTGGGCGAGCAGGATTTCCTGGAAGTCAG agTGGCGGTGGTAGGCAACGTGGACGCGGGGAAGAGCACGCTGCTGGGGGTCTTGACCCACGGTGAGCTGGACAATGGCAGAGGCTTTGCTCGCCAGAAGCTCTTtagacacaaacatgaaatgGAGAGTGGCAGGACCAGCAGTGTGGGCAATGATATCCTGGGTTTTGACCAGGAGGGACAG GTGGTGAACAAGCCCGACAGCCACGGCGGCGGCCTGGACTGGACCAAGATCTGTGAGAAGTCCTCCAAGGTCATCACCTTCATCGACCTCGCCGGCCACGAGAAGTACCTCAAGACCACCGTGTTCGGCATGACGGGACACCTGCCCGACTTCTGCATGCtcatg gtgggCAGTAACGCCGGCATCGTGGGCATGACCAAAGAGCacctgggtctggctctggcCCTGAACGTGCCCGTGTTCGTGGTGGTCACTAAGATCGACATGTGTCCGGCCAACATCCTGCAAG AGACGCTGAAGCTGCTGCAGAGGCTCCTGAAGTCGCCGGGCTGCAGGAAGATCCCCGTGCTGGTCCAGAACACGGACGACGTCATCGTCACGGCCTCCAACTTCAGCTCCGAGAG gaTGTGTCCCATCTTCCAGATCTCCAACGTGACGGGGGAGAACATGGAGCTGCTGAAGATGTTCCTCAACCTCCTCTCGTCCCGGACCAACTTCAACAACGACGAGCCGGCCGAGTTCCAGATCGACGACACGTACTCGGTGCCG ggGGTGGGCACGGTGGTCTCGGGGACCACGTTACGCGGGATGATCCGTCTGAACGACACGCTGCTGCTGGGCCCCGACCCGCTGGGCACCTTCATCCCCATCACGGTCAAATCCATCCACCGCAAGAGGATGCCCGTCAAAGAGGTCCGCGGGGGCCAGACGGCGTCCTTTGCCCTCAAAAAg ATCAAGCGCTCGTCCATCAGGAAGGGGATGGTGATGGTCTCCCCGAAGCTGATGCCACAGGCCACCTGGGAGTTCGAGGCCGAGATCCTGGTGCTGCACCACCCCACCACGATATCCCCGAGATACCAGGCCATGG TCCACTGTGGCAGCATCAGGCAGACGGCCACCATCCTGACCATGAACAAAGACTGCCTGCGGACGGGCGACAAGGCCGCGGTCCACTTCCGCTTCATCAAGACCCCCGAGTACCTGCACTGCGACCACAAGCTGGTGTTCAGGGAAGGACGCACCAAGGCCGTGGGCACCATCACCAAG CTCCTCCAGGCGGTGAACACGCAGGCGGCGAAGGCCCAGCAGGCCAAGCTGCTGGCCAGCAAGAAGACCTTCAAGGAGGGCGCGGCGGCCAATGAGGAGGCCGGATCCACGGCGCGGCCGGGGAGTCCCAACGCGGGGCAGCTCCCG CTCAAGTCGGGAGGCGGAGGCCGGCGGCGAGGCGGTCAGCGGCATCGAGGGAAAGGTCTGAACGCGGCAACCATCTCCACAGCGCTGCCTGCAGGAGCAGCGGGCACCGCCTAA